A genomic segment from Glycine max cultivar Williams 82 chromosome 1, Glycine_max_v4.0, whole genome shotgun sequence encodes:
- the LOC100817255 gene encoding uncharacterized protein, which yields MAAAASSTLFSLSFPFHPQIQTLSFPFSPTKPSLSPKLFSTFKLSSSHSSLTVSDDPFHTGRFLSNDELRRLRLLETFLYRPDLPSGSLSVRVMRPHETDPTVLLLAESFAESMLLPQPYVKFLAFLVKQYLLDRRSLMPHTATLVAFYTQTTAAGADQEEEEACLAGMVELCFDKRGANASIPSPAPPRDKPYICNMAVQKSLRRRGIGWHLLKASEELISQMSSSREVYLHCRIIDEAPFNMYTKADYKIVKTDSIFVLLTLQRRKHLMCKKLPLLSTPPETDLSVSDE from the exons ATGGCTGCAGCAGCATCATCAACACTATTTTCCCTCTCCTTCCCCTTCCACCCTCAAATCCAAACCCTCTCCTTCCCCTTCTCCCCCACCAAACCCTCCCTCTCCCCCAAACTCTTCTCCACTTTCAAACTCTCCTCTTCCCACTCCTCCCTCACTGTTTCCGACGACCCCTTCCACACGGGCCGCTTCCTCTCCAACGACGAGCTCCGCCGCCTCCGCCTCCTCGAGACATTCCTCTACCGCCCTGACCTCCCCTCCGGCTCCCTCTCCGTCCGCGTCATGCGGCCCCACGAGACCGACCCCACCGTCCTCCTCCTCGCCGAGTCCTTCGCCGAGTCCATGCTCCTCCCCCAACCCTACGTCAAATTCCTCGCCTTCCTTGTCAAACAGTACCTCCTCGACCGCAGGTCCCTCATGCCCCACACCGCCACCCTCGTCGCATTCTACACCCAAACAACAGCCGCCGGCGCTgatcaagaagaagaagaagcgtgCTTGGCTGGGATGGTGGAGCTCTGTTTCGACAAAAGAGGCGCCAATGCTTCCATCCCCTCGCCCGCCCCTCCCAGGGATAAGCCCTACATTTGTAACATGGCCGTCCAAAAGTCTCTCAGGAG GAGGGGCATTGGCTGGCATCTTCTAAAGGCTAGTGAGGAATTAATTTCTCAGATGAGTTCCTCAAGAGAGGTTTACTTGCATTGCAGAATAATTGATGAAGCTCCATTTAACATGTATACAAAAGCTGATTACAAAATTGTGAAGACAGATAGTATTTTCGTCCTGCTGACATTGCAGAGACGTAAGCACCTGATGTGCAAGAAACTTCCACTTTTAAGCACGCCTCCAGAAACGGATCTGTCAGTTTCTGATGAGTAA
- the LOC100796654 gene encoding probable serine/threonine-protein kinase PBL28 isoform X1: MPFGLVSLSAWNKRRRSKSQDHTDPWVYKPAQLWQLEDQMPRPTKRLHGSSVYTLKEMEEATCSFSDENLLGKGGFGKVYRGTLRSGEVVAIKKMELPAIKAAEGEREFRVEVDILSRLDHPNLVSLIGYCADGKHRFLVYEYMRRGNLQDHLNGIGERNMDWPRRLQVALGAAKGLAYLHSSSDVGIPIVHRDFKSTNILLDDNFEAKISDFGLAKLMPEGQETHVTARVLGTFGYFDPEYTSTGKLTLQSDVYAFGVVLLELLTGRRAVDLNQGPNDQNLVLQVRHILNDRKKLRKVIDPEMARNSYTIQSIVMFANLASRCVRTESNERPSMAECIKELLMIIYTNSKGLGMVMHSLRMI, encoded by the exons ATGCCATTTGGTTTGGTCTCACTCTCAGCCTGGAACAAGCGTCGTAGAAGCAAATCACAAGATCATACAGATCCCT GGGTTTACAAACCTGCACAGCTTTGGCAACTTGAAGATCAAATGCCACGACCTACAAAAAGGCTACATGGATCATCTGTTTACACACTCAAGGAGATGGAGGAGGCAACATGTTCATTCAGTGATGAGAATCTGCTTGGTAAAGGAGGATTTGGCAAAGTCTACCGGGGAACTTTGCGGTCAGGAGAG GTTGTAGCAATCAAGAAAATGGAGTTGCCAGCAATTAAAGCAGCAGAGGGGGAACGTGAGTTTCGTGTTGAAGTTGACATCTTGAGCAGACTTGACCACCCAAATCTTGTTTCTTTGATAGGCTACTGTGCGGATGGAAAGCATAGGTTCCTAGTATATGAATATATGCGTAGAGGGAACCTGCAAGATCATTTGAATG GAATTGGGGAAAGAAACATGGATTGGCCTCGAAGACTCCAAGTGGCACTGGGAGCTGCAAAAGGACTTGCTTATCTCCATTCAAGTTCTGATGTTGGAATTCCTATTGTTCATAGGGATTTCAAATCGACCAATATTCTCTTAGACGATAACTTTGAAGCAAAG ATATCTGATTTTGGGCTTGCGAAGTTAATGCCAGAAGGACAGGAGACACATGTGACTGCCAGAGTACTTGGTACCTTTGGCTATTTTGATCCAGAGTATACATCG ACAGGGAAACTCACTCTACAGAGTGATGTTTATGCTTTTGGTGTTGTTCTTTTGGAGCTTTTGACTGGACGTCGAGCTGTAGATCTAAACCAAGGTCCCAACGATCAAAACCTTGTACTACAG GTGAGGCACATACTGAATGACCGCAAGAAGCTTCGTAAGGTGATAGATCCAGAGATGGCTCGAAATTCTTACACCATTCAGTCTATAGTCATGTTTGCCAATCTGGCATCAAGATGTGTCCGTACTGAGAGTAATGAAAGACCTTCAATGGCAGAATGTATAAAAGAACTCCTAATGATTATCTATACAAATTCGAAAGGCTTGGGAATGGTTATGCATAGTTTGAGAATGATCTAG
- the LOC100796654 gene encoding probable serine/threonine-protein kinase PBL28 isoform X2, which produces MPFGLVSLSAWNKRRRSKSQDHTDPWVYKPAQLWQLEDQMPRPTKRLHGSSVYTLKEMEEATCSFSDENLLGKGGFGKVYRGTLRSGEVVAIKKMELPAIKAAEGEREFRVEVDILSRLDHPNLVSLIGYCADGKHRFLVYEYMRRGNLQDHLNGIGERNMDWPRRLQVALGAAKGLAYLHSSSDVGIPIVHRDFKSTNILLDDNFEAKISDFGLAKLMPEGQETHVTARVLGTFGYFDPEYTSELTDRYCGQELNPYHPWTWSSN; this is translated from the exons ATGCCATTTGGTTTGGTCTCACTCTCAGCCTGGAACAAGCGTCGTAGAAGCAAATCACAAGATCATACAGATCCCT GGGTTTACAAACCTGCACAGCTTTGGCAACTTGAAGATCAAATGCCACGACCTACAAAAAGGCTACATGGATCATCTGTTTACACACTCAAGGAGATGGAGGAGGCAACATGTTCATTCAGTGATGAGAATCTGCTTGGTAAAGGAGGATTTGGCAAAGTCTACCGGGGAACTTTGCGGTCAGGAGAG GTTGTAGCAATCAAGAAAATGGAGTTGCCAGCAATTAAAGCAGCAGAGGGGGAACGTGAGTTTCGTGTTGAAGTTGACATCTTGAGCAGACTTGACCACCCAAATCTTGTTTCTTTGATAGGCTACTGTGCGGATGGAAAGCATAGGTTCCTAGTATATGAATATATGCGTAGAGGGAACCTGCAAGATCATTTGAATG GAATTGGGGAAAGAAACATGGATTGGCCTCGAAGACTCCAAGTGGCACTGGGAGCTGCAAAAGGACTTGCTTATCTCCATTCAAGTTCTGATGTTGGAATTCCTATTGTTCATAGGGATTTCAAATCGACCAATATTCTCTTAGACGATAACTTTGAAGCAAAG ATATCTGATTTTGGGCTTGCGAAGTTAATGCCAGAAGGACAGGAGACACATGTGACTGCCAGAGTACTTGGTACCTTTGGCTATTTTGATCCAGAGTATACATCG GAACTGACTGATAGATACTGTGGCCAAGAGCTCAACCCATACCATCCATGGACATGGTCTAGTAACTAA